The proteins below come from a single Mya arenaria isolate MELC-2E11 chromosome 8, ASM2691426v1 genomic window:
- the LOC128245033 gene encoding uncharacterized protein LOC128245033 isoform X2 has product MISHYQRQRPRPGHWPCHNTLAKARHTGVFLVPQGYTEDPSKPVKCRSTTFHVPPDDLHYPHSKREWRFSTSIMERLLVFDMNTVQHRVYVFIKMIRKSIIKQVVDDRFSTFHLKTAMLFTIENYPPNIWRDNNFLQCAFYCLTTLLRWLKIRYCPHYTISGVNLFTGKLFKHEQNNLYYIISTHINNNLQCMFSITMDNLGNRLSSVIFPQSITHLKPRGILNELQISDCYVWYASEVNHFLESIALHQTIPGCLEMLCFKEDNGTALEKETATVLLPLVWGFLASNQASRCVYLGQPIPWDIFNLYSLSFDFDLLSNRLKFASMLYCNEKYEAAANYLTYCEGLLGPAVWQYCGCIGRLKTEHQKEFREKIENTQFKDMIQKYIAFHVIFTQQDFHCVPQHLVFEMFRTIEDEDRQQRHPEVFYEWMDLIVIDTILFLHYLQYLTHRQLNQCNRKVVALNNLYYYISSSEGCGHIDTAWNMLGHCYELENNLHLAWICYSKSLQLYPRNNAANWHVARIMNQHIHG; this is encoded by the coding sequence AGGACATTGGCCTTGCCACAACACACTTGCCAAAGCAAGGCACACTGGAGTGTTCCTGGTGCCACAGGGATACACTGAAGATCCGTCAAAGCCAGTCAAGTGCCGCTCAACAACATTTCATGTGCCTCCAGATGACTTACACTATCCTCATTCTAAGCGGGAGTGGAGATTTTCAACTTCAATTATGGAGAGACTGCTTGTTTTTGATATGAATACAGTTCAGCATAGGGTCTATGTATTCATCAAGATGATTAGAAAATCAATCATTAAGCAAGTTGTAGATGACCGTTTCAGCACATTTCATCTCAAGACTGCAATGCTGTTCACAATAGAGAATTATCCACCAAACATATGGAGGGATAACAACTTCTTACAGTGTGCGTTCTACTGTCTGACCACACTTCTCAGATGGCTGAAGATCAGGTATTGTCCTCACTACACAATCTCTGGTGTGAATCTATTCACTggaaaactgtttaaacatgagcaaaacaacttatattacattatatcgACACACATCAACAATAACCTTCAGTGCATGTTCTCCATTACAATGGACAACCTTGGGAATAGATTGTCTTCTGTGATTTTCCCACAAAGTATTACACACCTTAAACCAAGGGGTATCTTGAATGAACTCCAAATATCAGATTGTTATGTATGGTATGCATCAGAAGTAAACCATTTCTTAGAAAGTATAGCGCTTCATCAAACCATTCCTGGATGTTTAGAGATGCTGTGTTTCAAGGAGGACAATGGAACAGCACTTGAAAAAGAGACAGCAACTGTGTTATTACCACTAGTATGGGGATTTCTGGCTTCAAACCAAGCATCCAGATGTGTCTATCTAGGACAACCAATACCATGGGACATTTTCAACTTGTACAGTTTATCCTTTGACTTTGACCTGCTGTCTAACAGATTGAAGTTTGCCTCTATGTTGTACTGCAATGAGAAGTACGAGGCAGCAGCAAACTACCTGACCTACTGTGAGGGACTGCTAGGGCCTGCAGTGTGGCAATACTGTGGTTGTATTGGAAGACTTAAAACAGAACACCAAAAAGAGTTCAGGGAAAAGATTGAAAACACACAATTCAAGGATATGATACAGAAGTATATAGCTTTCCATGTTATTTTCACTCAACAAGATTTCCATTGTGTTCCGCAACATCTGGTGTTTGAAATGTTCAGAACAATAGAAGATGAAGACAGGCAACAAAGACATCCGGAAGTTTTTTATGAGTGGATGGACCTCATTGTGATTGACACCATCCTGTTTCTCCACTACCTGCAGTACCTCACACATAGACAACTGAACCAATGTAACAGAAAGGTTGTAGCACTGAACAACCTCTATTACTACATATCTTCAAGTGAAGGTTGTGGCCACATAGATACAGCCTGGAATATGCTTGGCCACTGTTATGAACTGGAGAACAATCTCCATCTGGCTTGGATCTGCTACTCCAAGTCACTGCAGCTCTACCCAAGAAACAATGCAGCAAACTGGCACGTAGCTAGGATCATGAATCAACACATTCATGGTTGA